The following proteins are encoded in a genomic region of Sander lucioperca isolate FBNREF2018 chromosome 23, SLUC_FBN_1.2, whole genome shotgun sequence:
- the zfand1 gene encoding AN1-type zinc finger protein 1, producing MAEIDIGKHCQIDSCNQKDFLPFVCDLCSGIFCLEHRSREAHSCSEEPVKRESRTVGSSTSYPCSFQDCKGKELLPVICAQCEKHFCLAHRHQDDHKCEKLEVQKPRMAATKELVQKIVESKDKCKSKARRGAKNSATAAKVALMKLKLHAAGDKGLPQTERTYFQVYLPKEFKDSSQPMFFCSKWSVGKVVDYAASLASLKNNNNVLTAKKLRLCHPQTGEAFRMDDTLLSLLAHTETPLYNGGNVILEYLDNECTGLENVSDYVTQI from the exons ATGGCTGAAATAGACATTGGGAAGCATTGTCAGATCGATTCCTGTAATCAGAAAG ATTTCCTTCCATTTGTTTGTGATCTTTGCAGTGGTATTTTCTG CCTTGAGCACAGAAGCAGAGAGGCCCATTCATGTTCAGAG GAGCCAGTGAAAAGGGAATCCCGAACTGTGGGTAGCAGTACAAGTTATCCATGCTCATTTCAAGACTGCAAAGGAAAAGAATTGTTGCCAGTAATATGTGCGCAGTGtgaaaaacatttctgtttgGC CCATCGGCATCAAGATGATCACAAGTGCGAGAAGTTGGAGGTCCAAAAGCCTCGAATGGCAGCCACAAAAGAGCTGGTGCAAAAGATTGTTG AGTCAAAGGACAAATGTAAAAGTAAAGCACGCAGAGGAGCAAAGAACAGTGCAACTGCAGCTAAGGTAGCATTAATGAAACTGAAGCTGCATGCTGCAGGAGACAAGGGGCTGCCACAG ACAGAAAGAACGTATTTTCAGGTGTATCTTCCTAAAGAATTCAAAGACTCCAGCCAACCcatgttcttctgttccaaatGGAGTGTTGGGAAAGTGGTGGATTACGCAGCCTCCCTCGCTAGTCTCAAGAACAACAATAATGTACTGACAGCTAAG AAGCTGCGGTTATGTCATCCTCAGACAGGTGAGGCTTTCCGGATGGACGACACCCTGCTCTCACTGCTGGCTCACACAGAAACTCCCCTGTACAATGGGGGTAATGTGATCCTGGAGTACCTGGACAATGAATGCACAGGCCTGGAGAATGTTTCTGACTATGTTACACAGATCTGA
- the chmp4c gene encoding charged multivesicular body protein 4c — protein MSKIAKLFKGSASSSSSSSSKSKHHRSRGGPSPQEAIHKLRETEEMLTKKQDYLEKRIEQEIMIAKKNGTKNKRAALQALKRKKRLEQQLTQIDGTLSTIEFQREALENSNTNTEVLKNMGFAAKAMKQVHENMDINKIDDLMQDITEQQDVAREISEAISGPFGDTFDEDELMAELAELEQEELEDSMKSMGGLPSVPSSKLPSARPSHRATTKKRVEDDDDMRMLASWAT, from the exons ATGAGCAAAATCGCGAAATTATTCAAGGGGAGCGCCAGCTCAAGTTCATCGAGCTCCTCAAAGTCCAAACACCACCGGTCGCGGGGAGGACCTTCACCCCAAGAGGCCATTCACAAACTTCGGGAAACAGAAGAAATGCTGACGAAGAAACAAGACTACTTGGAGAAAAGAATAGAGCAGGAAATTATGATAGCCAAAAAGAATGGCACAAAAAACAAGCGAG CTGCTCTGCAGGCCTTGAAGAGGAAGAAGCGATTGGAGCAGCAGCTCACGCAGATCGATGGCACGCTCTCCACCATCGAGTTTCAGAGGGAAGCTTTGGAGAACTCGAACACCAACACAGAGGTCCTGAAGAACATGGGTTTTGCTGCCAAGGCCATGAAGCAGGTCCACGAGAACAT GGACATTAACAAGATAGATGATCTGATGCAGGATATCACAGAGCAACAGGACGTGGCCCGAGAGATCAGCGAAGCAATCTCCGGACCTTTTGGCGATACATTCGACGAG gaTGAGCTGATGGCAGAGCTGGCAGAGCTGGAACAGGAGGAGCTTGAGGACAGCATGAAGAGTATGGGTGGACTACCAAGCGTGCCCAGCTCCAAACTGCCTTCAGCACGGCCCAGTCACCGTGCAA CAACCAAGAAAAGGGttgaagatgatgatgacatGCGCATGCTGGCATCGTGGGCAACTTAA
- the LOC116045354 gene encoding GTPase IMAP family member 4 isoform X1 has product MEASRPLHTEARDASGSEEEAKKAAAAAANCLPEVRLVVLGWRWPGKSLTGNTIIGREEFRLERAAEFCVKRQTEVLGRQVTVVDTPGWFSAQDTPPSYKQELVRGASLCPPGPHVFLLVIPVGMFTEVDRARIEEHVSLFGERVWKHTIVVFTWAEVLRTISIERYIRREGKELQWVLEKCKRRYFVINNCIFGEHPQVGRLLEKVEKMVAEEGGYYNPEEVEKEKKPLDENQNPAREGRELGARPKQNSGLGLSKVMEVEPLSSE; this is encoded by the exons ATGGAAGCGAGTAGACCACTTCACACGGAAG CCAGAGATGCCTCCGGATCAGAAGAGGAGGCCAAAAAGGCAGCAGCTGCTGCGGCTAACTGCCTGCCTGAGGTTCGTCTAGTGGTGCTGGGCTGGAGGTGGCCAGGGAAGAGCCTGACTGGAAACACCATCATAGGCCGAGAGGAGTTTCGCTTGGAGCGAGCAGCCGAGTTCTGTgtgaagagacagacagaggtgcTAGGGCGGCAGGTGACCGTGGTGGACACTCCAGGCTGGTTCTCCGCCCAGGATACACCACCCTCCTATAAACAGGAGTTAGTGAGGGGAGCATCTCTTTGCCCTCCAGGCCCACACGTCTTCCTGCTCGTCATCCCTGTGGGCATGTTCACAGAGGTGGATCGTGCTCGCATCGAGGAACACGTGAGCCTCTTTGGTGAACGTGTGTGGAAGCACACGATTGTGGTTTTCACCTGGGCAGAGGTGTTGCGTACCATTTCAATTGAGAGGTACATTCGCAGGGAGGGTAAGGAGCTGCAGTGGGTGCTCGAAAAGTGTAAGCGAAGATACTTTGTTATTAATAACTGCATATTCGGGGAGCATCCCCAGGTGGGCCGCTTGCTAGAGAAAGTGGAAAAGATGGTGGCAGAGGAGGGGGGCTACTACAACCCAGAGGAGgtggagaaggagaagaaacCACTGGATGAGAACCAGAATCCAGCCAGAGAGGGGCGGGAGCTGGGGGCACGGCCCAAACAGAACTCTGGACTGGGTTTGTCCAAAGTCATGGAGGTGGAGCCGCTTTCCAGTGAGTGA
- the LOC116045354 gene encoding GTPase IMAP family member 4 isoform X2 yields MEASRPLHTEARDASGSEEEAKKAAAAAANCLPEVRLVVLGWRWPGKSLTGNTIIGREEFRLERAAEFCVKRQTEVLGRQVTVVDTPGWFSAQDTPPSYKQELVRGASLCPPGPHVFLLVIPVGMFTEVDRARIEEHVSLFGERVWKHTIVVFTWAEVLRTISIERYIRREGKELQWVLEKCKRRYFVINNCIFGEHPQVGRLLEKVEKMVAEEGGYYNPEEVEKEKKPLDENQNPAREGRELGARPKQNSGLGLSKVMEVEPLSN; encoded by the exons ATGGAAGCGAGTAGACCACTTCACACGGAAG CCAGAGATGCCTCCGGATCAGAAGAGGAGGCCAAAAAGGCAGCAGCTGCTGCGGCTAACTGCCTGCCTGAGGTTCGTCTAGTGGTGCTGGGCTGGAGGTGGCCAGGGAAGAGCCTGACTGGAAACACCATCATAGGCCGAGAGGAGTTTCGCTTGGAGCGAGCAGCCGAGTTCTGTgtgaagagacagacagaggtgcTAGGGCGGCAGGTGACCGTGGTGGACACTCCAGGCTGGTTCTCCGCCCAGGATACACCACCCTCCTATAAACAGGAGTTAGTGAGGGGAGCATCTCTTTGCCCTCCAGGCCCACACGTCTTCCTGCTCGTCATCCCTGTGGGCATGTTCACAGAGGTGGATCGTGCTCGCATCGAGGAACACGTGAGCCTCTTTGGTGAACGTGTGTGGAAGCACACGATTGTGGTTTTCACCTGGGCAGAGGTGTTGCGTACCATTTCAATTGAGAGGTACATTCGCAGGGAGGGTAAGGAGCTGCAGTGGGTGCTCGAAAAGTGTAAGCGAAGATACTTTGTTATTAATAACTGCATATTCGGGGAGCATCCCCAGGTGGGCCGCTTGCTAGAGAAAGTGGAAAAGATGGTGGCAGAGGAGGGGGGCTACTACAACCCAGAGGAGgtggagaaggagaagaaacCACTGGATGAGAACCAGAATCCAGCCAGAGAGGGGCGGGAGCTGGGGGCACGGCCCAAACAGAACTCTGGACTGGGTTTGTCCAAAGTCATGGAGGTGGAGCCGCTTTCCA ATTAA